TATTATACAGTTCAACCCTGCTCAAAGTCACTTCAATTATCAGCATGATACTGTGAGTGCCTCTGGTCCCAAGAGGTATTGTAACAGTACAATGCTATAGATCCGATTTAGATCTCAGATCAAAGATGTTACAATTTGCCCAAACTCTAATTGGCGTCAAGTAAAAATAGACTTTTTGAACTTCCTCTGATCTTTGTCAGTATGGGCCAACAGCAGATATAAATGGTGACAACGTTCAGTAAAAAtggtttttgttgcttttgttttttttgacacaCTAACTTGTGCACGTATGCTGTTTGAACACTACAGTTGTCTTTTTGGAAATACCTGCTCCGCTCATGTTTGATGTCAAGTGGAAAAAATAGCTAAACAggacaaacatgttttgagGAATTTGAAAACACCAAACAGATCCACTGCCATACATTCTCCTAGTGTACAAGGGCTCATTCAATTAGACACAAGATTTTACGCTTTCCATCTAacagtatttcacatttttagttAAGTCTTGTTtgacacatttttcaaaaggaAATTTTGTAAATGTTGCAACAGGGAAATACATAATACCTGCAGGGAGCATACTGGCAAATAATTCACATAAATTAAAGAGGCTCACTGTTGTCACAGTGCTGTGATACTGACTGGAATTTTTGGGACACATACCGGAACTAATTGGCATTTGTCACTCTTTACTCAGACACCTGTGGATCCCTGCATGTTGTTAGCTAGTATGTTTACTAGACGATCAAAGTTGGATGTGATTGCAACATGGTGAAGCCCCGCATTGCTCTGAGTCAGTCTGAAACAAGCTCACCCTAATAGTGATCATCACTCAGAGACAaatttaatatgcaaattcaaAGGTGAAAGAGGCCACAGTGTAAAATTATAGACATTTATAAACGTCTAACCCCCATAACCCCATTTTATTACAGTCTTTTCAGGCACACAGTTACTAATGTTTCTTTGTCAGTTCCAGCAACTTTAAAAGAGTAAAAGGAACACATTCTCTCAGGCCCTCCTACCAAACTGTCAGCACCTCGTTCATCATGATGAAATAAAGCAAGCAACTGTTTTCCTGCATAATAGCACAGAGGGAAGTTTCTCTAAGGTTAAACACTATTTTAAGAAACCACATGAACTTTGAGGATTTAAACTTTGTGgtctattgtatgtgtatctgtGTATATGTTTCCTCATAAGTGTAAGCTAAACTGCGTGAGTGAGCTTGCGTTTGTGTGCTTGACTCCGTGAGAGGAAATGCTGCCAACAGAGATAATAAAAAGTtttgtcaggtgtgtgtgtggatctgttttatgtttctgtgtgtgggtgtgcattaTGCAAATACCTATCTGGTATGAGCATGAACAGGTAGCCAATTGGAGTGGGATAAGGAAGTTAACAGGATAAAAAACCCATTGTGGTGGGGCAGCACCTGCAGTTTCTACATGCTTCTGTTAATTCTAAGCTTTCGTTAGCAAAAGGACTCACCTTATCTGACTTTACACTCTAGTAAACTACGGTGTCGGAATCTCAGGAGACTGCTGAAAGCGGATCTTCGCGAGACCTCTAACAGGTCTGGTCAGACTCCATTCTACTGCTCTGGTAGGCTGTCACACTGGTTCTGGATAATCAGCACTAATGACTGGTTGCAGTATAATTAACCCGAAGGCTCAAAGTGTACTAAGTGTACAAAATCCTAATAAGAATTCTCAATATGCTTTAATATGCTGATGTTTTACCTTGTTTTAGTCAGGTTGGCTGTGCATGTGGTATTTTCATTTCACAGTTTGTCTCTTGTTACTGTAATTTTTAGCTATGCATTGGCTACATTATTTGTTTCAGTCATACAGGACATCGTCAATTTTAAAGACACTGAAAGCTGTATTGTGTAATTCACAAAACTTAAACTTTAAGAGGTTCCTCTTTGAAGTtaacttaaataaaaattaaatgcaaaattaaGAATAAAGACAAATAAGATTTTTAAAAGTCCACCAAGTTACTTTCAGTTATGTTTCAGTGCTACCACAAGGCTTTGGCTCTGACTTAAAGGGAAAGCAGCCAGTCTTGTCAAGAGCAGACAAAATGTTCATGTTAACTTATTCTTCAACTGCTGCTTGTGTCCTTGCATCATGACATATCCAGTGCAATGATTGTTCTCTGTGACTTGGCCGACAGCATATTGATTCATGACTGTGACTTGAATTGCTGCGTGCGCGTTGTATTGACAGAAACAACTTTCTGTTGCAGAAACTACTCTCTTGTTAAGATACGTGCTTGGCACTCGTAGTACTCATAGATTGAAGATAAACACATAAGAGATTTGGGCTGATTGGCAGCTGATGAGATGTTCTGCTTTGATTTGACGAATGTATACCTTATCTTCTGTAGAAATCGAATTCATAAATCTTGGCTTTTGTTTGCTATAAAACTGTTTTGCTAGGTCTTTAAAGTGATAAATTTCTCTAACTGTATGCAGATGTGTTATACTGGCGACTCAGTGTTTACTGAAGAAATGTGTGACATGGCTTGGAGCTATTTTGTTTATAACCTACCATAAAACTGCAGCCAAGTTTTTCTATGGAACGGTCAGAGTACTGTGTATTACACTGTTTAATGTGTAGCCATTTAAAACGGGTATCTCATCTGCTAGCCTTTCATAGTTTCATTATCATCTAGTAAGTCAGAAAAATTTAGAATAACAGCACTCACACCTAAGCAGCTCTTCTTGTCATTTTGGGCAGATACAGATTTAAAGaagattttaagaaaaataataaatgatcgTCCCAAAACTTTACATATACAGACaacactttatttcttttaacaacagcaGTATTAGCTGGACGTTTGGATTTCTATGTCTGCCTTATGTTCTGAGCATTCAAGGGGAATTTCAGTGCAACAGTAACAGAAAACCAGATGCTGGCATTGGACCATCGAAGATATGACTAAGCTATTGTGCACATGCAACACTTGTGCTACCAAAACAGTGGAGGTGCTGAAATTCACACTGACTTTATTTACATGGAATGCAAATATACTTGTGGTTACATTTGAaacatgtctttatttattttttatatgtgAACAGCTCACCCTTCAAAAGTAACTGCACCTGTGAATAACGAATCCTCAGTGAGTCGATATTACGCTAATAAACATCAACTCAATGGCGACATAAGCTGCTGTACTTTAAGTGCATCTAATGATTAAGCGGAGTGTACCTTTCTGTTAGTCTTCTGCTACTTTACTTCTTCAAGGATGATGCTACAAGCAAACCAAAAATATGATTACACCACtgaagaacaaataaaattcaTGTTTTAAGCTGGGTAAAAACAAATAGATTAGACCttgattaaaatacaaaacccAACAGACCCTTTCTTCATAACGAGTACACAACATGCCCAACCTGCCACCTGTGCTGACACGGAATAAGTTTGTGACCACACTTTGATGGTAACAAACAATCAGAcctgtgtttgattttttttgctgAAATTCTGACACCTGTGGTTACCACAATAACAGCAAGAAGAATGTAAAAATAAGGGAAAACATTTCCAGAGCAGCTACTTTCCAGATGGCAGTTAGCTCGAATACACTGAATACTGCTACATCAGAtatgtgaagcagcagctgcagcatttGCTGTCTGCATTATTAGCACGTTACTTTAGCTTTGATGCAATGTAAAGAGGACAGCGTCTGTGCTGACATCCTGTGAATCTGTTGTGCGTAAATAAAGTAGATTCAGTCATGCATGAGATGTATACATAATCTTTTAATATGGAATGTCATCATCGAGGTCAAAAGCTCAATTTTCTTTACCTTTATCTATGCGAGTATGTGTGCATACATGAGTGACAGATTATTTTTGACTCTGTCTATACAGTAAAGTACTACCCTCCTGCCTCAGCCCCTGGGCCATGGTACATCTGAGCATAGAAGTAGCAGTATGAGTGTAACTACATCCACAACCCTCGACAGCCAGGTGACCAGTGCCTGGGGCCCTGCTAACCCCTATCCTGATGGTGAGGATTATTGCACACATTGACACAATCAGAATGAGGCCtactgtatttttattcctacTCTTATATTCTGAAGACTCCAGTTCACTCAATGGTTACAAAGCTGCaattcaaaatgtaaataattcaaCAATTAGCAGCTAATGTATTGTTCACCTGGAGAGCCCAGAGCTCTGAAACACAAGGCGTGAATTAGACATACCCAGCTGAGAAATAGTGTTACAGTAAATGAATTTGCTATTTAATTGTTGACAAATACCTTTGCTTGTGGGAGTCATGCTTCCCTCATCAGATACACCTTTACAATGAAACTAAATGAAGTCACTGTTAAGTCTAAGAAAAGAGCAATTATGTCTGTGCCTGCAGGTTCATTGGTGATGGCTGGTTACACGAGCCGTCTGTGGCCTCATGAGTCCCAGCCTCAGTTCTGGAGTAAGTACCAAGTGTGGGAATGGCTGCAGCAAATTATGGACATGCACCAAATTGATGCCTCCAGCATCCCATTCCAAAACTTTGACATCGATGGCCATCAGCTTTGCAGCCTAAGCTACCAGGACTTCATCCGTGCAGCTGGCAGCGTGGGACccattctcttccacagcatcaCAGAGCTCAAGTGGAGCGGTACGTCTAAAAACTCTGGGAGAGAGGTTTAAGGGGCAGCAAAGGAAGATGATTAGTGCCAATAAAAAAGAAGCTGGGTGATCCGAGTTGTGTCTGGAACGAGGTCTTGATGATGAGTTGTTGAGAACGGATCGCAGAGCTGGTCAGGGGGTCGCACAGCATGCTGCTGTAGAGGGGCAAAGGATTGCTTAGAGCCAAGGAGATGATGGATTTGTTGTTTGCTCTTGCTAGAATGGGTTTCCTAACAAAGCACAGAGGGGGTGTGAAGCTGAGAAACAAGCTGAGAATTGGATCGTccattgttttttaattagagcttttaaacaaagtcaaaaggtttttcttttttctttgccttttttgtttcttaggCCTAATACTTCATTTTTTGGCTTATGCCTGTTGCAACTGTATGTATAGCATGTGgctaaataagaaaagaaaataatacaaatttaTGTAAATTACACAAGCAGACTATATTTTATCTAGCAAATAAAGCCAATACCTTTTCAAGAGTAGCACCAATAGATCTTGCACAACAGGTTTAACCCTGAGGTTAAAAAGAATTTCGAAGTAAACTGAACCAAGAGAACAGTTCTGCTATTGTTGTAACCAACTGTAAGAAACCTGCTCAGTTTCTTGAGATAAGGTGTCACATTTTAATACATCAAATATTGTTCTCACACTGATTGTGATCACAGGGTGTTATTGCTATATGAGTTTGAAGTCATTGGTGGTTATTGGAATTTAGAATACATTTCTGATGTTACTACTTTTTTTGATCAAAAAAGGTGTGTCGGTGCTTCACTGTTGCTTTTCCCATTTCTACTGAGACAGCCGGGAAATGGGAGAGAGGAGTGCAGAAAGTAATTTGTTGACCAATCCCTCAATACCAGCCATTTTGAAAATAGTGAATGTACTGacttaaatattaatttgcaaTTTATGcttatatttcatttatttttccgtCTTTATCTCTGCACAGGCCAGTACCACGTGGATATAGGGCAAATGGAAAGCAAACCTGAATGTAAGAGTCCTTCACACAAAATGTTagccaaaaacacaaacatcagcattataatgaatacattttccTGTTCATTGTACTCATTGTGTTATTGCCCTAATTAAGCCTGCCTCCTACCTATTTCTTTCACAGTAGACTTCTCTTGTCCATTTCCAGATGTCAGCTATCCACCTGGAGGTACTGCTGTGATATTTCTGCTATTGTCTATTCAAGTTTTATTCATCgcagacaaaaaatactgacctgacttcttttttatttagaaatctATGACCCCTCGGTTCACCCCCTTGCACCTGTTGCCTCTCCCAGGGCTCCTAGTCCAGGTGAAGATTTATTTGTACTATATAGAGAGCAACAAACTGTGTAACTGAAAATTATGTTTCACAATGAATAATCTCTTTCCCAGACATCAAACGATCTTTCACCCGTCCACATCCAGTCAAAAAACACAGTAAGTAAtagaaaaaatctttttaaactaATGCCTTTTATgtaattttgatgtttattaaaCAACCACTATCtactcttttgttgtttttaccaaAGACCCAAGGGGGACCCATTTGTGGGAGTTTATCAGGGACATTCTACTGAATCCAGAGCGAAACCCAGGACTGATCAAGTGGGAGGATCGGACAGAGGGTATTTTTCGTTTCCTGAAGTCAGAGGCAGTGGCACAATTATGGGgcaagaagaaaaataacagcagcatGACTTACGAGAAACTAAGCCGTGCAATGAGGTACAACCCCTCACAGCTCTcttacattatttattaaaatataaacctTATGTTTGCATACCATGAACACACAATCACGATTAAGACGTTGGGATGTTGTTTTTCTCAGATTGGTGCTGTCAGCAACAGAAAACAATAACTTTTGTTTGAATGACcatgaataaagatgaaaacGTGTACTTTGTGCTTCTATTTGATGCATTAATTCATCTCTTTGTGTAACTGATGTTGCACCTGTTTTGACTCTTACCTTAACGacaggttgttttctttttagtaccTCTTTGTTCTGTTAGTTGATTTGATGAAAGAATGACACAATACTGTAGACTGCTGAATTCTAAATAGGTTATGGAGAATATTAAATGCGTAAATAGGTGTGAACAAACTGGtgtaggagttttttttttttaattaatggggTGCAAGAATTTAAACTCTGTCTGAAATGCAAGCACAAAGCTAAAGTAGCACAAGCGAGTATATGTATGAAGTTGCCAGTCTTTTTCTAAACAGAAAGTTAAGAACAAGTAACCTGTAAACTGTGATGTGATAGAACCTGAATTGTCAGTAAGTTTCCTGGCATTTCCAGCAAATGGCAGATAAGAACGCAAAGAATCTTTTGCATTTCAACTGTCAGTTGAAATGCAAAAGTCATCAGAAAGTACTgcggattattttgaactgacTGGGGGAAAGTGGagtgaaacacaaacagca
This Astatotilapia calliptera chromosome 7, fAstCal1.2, whole genome shotgun sequence DNA region includes the following protein-coding sequences:
- the ehf gene encoding ETS homologous factor isoform X1; its protein translation is MSVTTSTTLDSQVTSAWGPANPYPDGSLVMAGYTSRLWPHESQPQFWSKYQVWEWLQQIMDMHQIDASSIPFQNFDIDGHQLCSLSYQDFIRAAGSVGPILFHSITELKWSGQYHVDIGQMESKPELDFSCPFPDVSYPPGEIYDPSVHPLAPVASPRAPSPDIKRSFTRPHPVKKHNPRGTHLWEFIRDILLNPERNPGLIKWEDRTEGIFRFLKSEAVAQLWGKKKNNSSMTYEKLSRAMRYYYKREILERVDGRRLVYKFGRNARGWRESDK
- the ehf gene encoding ETS homologous factor isoform X3, producing the protein MSVTTSTTLDSQVTSAWGPANPYPDGSLVMAGYTSRLWPHESQPQFWSKYQVWEWLQQIMDMHQIDASSIPFQNFDIDGHQLCSLSYQDFIRAAGSVGPILFHSITELKWSGQYHVDIGQMESKPEYVSYPPGEIYDPSVHPLAPVASPRAPSPDIKRSFTRPHPVKKHNPRGTHLWEFIRDILLNPERNPGLIKWEDRTEGIFRFLKSEAVAQLWGKKKNNSSMTYEKLSRAMRYYYKREILERVDGRRLVYKFGRNARGWRESDK
- the ehf gene encoding ETS homologous factor isoform X2; translated protein: MSVTTSTTLDSQVTSAWGPANPYPDGSLVMAGYTSRLWPHESQPQFWSKYQVWEWLQQIMDMHQIDASSIPFQNFDIDGHQLCSLSYQDFIRAAGSVGPILFHSITELKWSGQYHVDIGQMESKPEYFSCPFPDVSYPPGEIYDPSVHPLAPVASPRAPSPDIKRSFTRPHPVKKHNPRGTHLWEFIRDILLNPERNPGLIKWEDRTEGIFRFLKSEAVAQLWGKKKNNSSMTYEKLSRAMRYYYKREILERVDGRRLVYKFGRNARGWRESDK